Genomic window (Dictyoglomus sp. NZ13-RE01):
TAAAGATTACACCTTTAAATAAAGCTTCCAAATATTTTTCTTTTATTGGAATACCATTATTTGTAAAACTTTCTGATGAGTTAAAGTGTTTCCTCACATAATAATTAATAATAGTTCCTGCAAATACTACGATTATAAAACCTATAGAAATTAGTATTAGATAATTGCTGTTATAAAAGTTTTTCCAATATTTGCCTAAATAAGGATTTTCCCAATAAATTACTTCTTTGCTCCCTGGCAATAAGAAGATAGCCATAAGAGAAAGTAAGTGTTCTAATTGATCAAATAAAAAGTATAGCAAGTTATCTTGTTCTTTAAATTTATTAGATACTTTTACTCTGGTCCAGTCAATGTATATGTGAAAAATTGAAAGAAGTAGTAGATATATCCAAGAATATATATATTTCAAGTAGGGAACAGAAAAGATTATGGAAAGAATAAAGAATATACTTACATGTAAAAAGACTCCCCAAAAAGATCTTTTTTTCAATCTAAAAATTGTGTTTGTTTGAAGGGGAAAATCTGCTAAGAGGTGAGCAAGTAAAAGTCTTAGGAACCAGAACATAACAATCCCTTCTTCCATAAGGATATTAGATAAGGAACTATTTCAGGATCAAATTGTTTTCCTTTTTGATTTTCAATTTCTTGAATAGCATCTTCCATAGATAAGGCTTTTCTATAAGGTCTGTCAGAAGTCATGGCATCTAAAGCATCTGCAATCGCTATTATACGACCTAAAATTGAAATTTCTTCACCTTTTAAGCCCTTTGGATATCCCTTTCCATCATACCTTTCGTGGTGTTCTTCTATCCCCGGTAAAATGTCCTCTAATGAGGATAAGGGTTCTAATATTTTCTTTCCTAAGCTGGGATGTTTTTTAATTTCTTCTCTTTCTGATTGAGATAGTTCGGACTTTTTTAAGAGTATATTCTCACTTATACCAATTTTGCCTATATCATGTAACAATGCAGAAAGTTTAATCTTTTCCACTAAATTACTATTAAGACCCATTTCCTTTGCTATTAGCTCTGAATATTGAGAAACCCTCCTGGAATGTCCATGAGTGTAAGGGTCCTTTGCATCTATTGCAGAGGCCAAGGTTTCAACAACATCAAAAAATAGTTCTTTCAAATCTTTATAAAGTTTTGCATTTTCAATGGCGATTGCTGCTTGATTGGCTATAGAATAAAGTAAATTAAGATCTTCCTCATCAAATCCCTCCATACCTATTTTATTTAACACCTCTATAACCCCAATTATTTCCTCCTTTGTCTTTAATGGAACGCACAATATTGATCTTGTTTGAAAGGAGGTTAAGGAATCATATCTATGGGCAAATCTGGGATCTTTTCTAACATCATTCACAATGATTGGTTCTCCTGTTAATGCTACCCAGCCTGCAATACCTTCCCCTAAAGGTATTTTATACTGCTTAATAATATCTCCTTTTTCTCCTAAAGCAACCTCAAATATTAAAGAATTTGAATCTTTATCGAGAAGCATTAATGAGCTTGCTTCAGCATTAAGAGTCTCTTTTGAAAGTTGCATAATTAGGCTAAGAAGCTGATGAAGTTGTAAGGTAGAATTTAATTTATTACTTATTTCCTGAAGAATCTTAAGTTCATTTATCTTTTCTTCTAAACTATGAACATTATTTTCTAAAAGAGTTATTTCTCTTAAGAAAAGACCAATTACATCAAATAATATTTGGTCCTTTAAATTTAAGTGAATAGTTATTTTTGTTTTTTCTAAATTTAACTCCAATTTATCACCCGATTCTGTTCCAAATGAGTTTAAAATCTCATCTTTATGGTTTTTTACAGATAATCCATAAGAATCTATTAAATTTTTTCCCAAGAGTAAATCTAACAATCTTTTTAATCTTTCCATTTTATTCCTTCTTTCCTATTACTTTATAGACATGAACAGGTTCTTCTTTCCCTTTTACTTTTATAAAGCCTAAATCCTCGAAATTGAAATAATCCTTTGCAAAATTAAAAGTTTCTTCGCATACTAAAATTTCTCCCCCTTTTGCAATACTTTCCAACCTTTCTGCAAGATTAACCACAGCTCCGATAGCAGTATACTCCATTCTTTGGGTAGATCCGATTGTTCCTGCAACTGCTTCACCTGTTGTTATACCCATTCCAACCTCAAATGGAGGATATCCTTTTTCTTTCCATCCCTCTCTTAATTTATTTAATGCTTCCTGTATTTCGATGGCTGTATTAATAGCTCTAATGGGAGCATTTGAGTAGAAGATTGGAGCTCCAAATAGAGCCATTATGGCATCTCCTAAGAACTTATCAACTGTTCCTTCATATTTAAATATGATCTCCGTTGCTACTGTAAAATATTCATTCAGTATCTTTGTAATCTCTTCCGGTGTGAGGATATCTGAATAGTAGGTAAAGTTTCTAATATCTGCAAACATAACACTTATCCATTGCCTTTTTGTTTGCAATAGCTCTTGTCCAGGATTTGAAAGGATTATATCAACGACCGATGATGGTACAAATCTTTGAAAAACACTCTTTAGTTCTCTTTTTTCTCTTTGTTCTTTTAGAAAATTATATACAAGTGAAAATATGTAGGAAAAGATTATGGAAAATATTGGAGCTATTATAGGTAAAATCCATCCCCAATTAATAAAAGCTTGATTGCAAAGAATAATATAAACAATTATTAATGCAAGTATTAGAATTAGATTAATGTATCCTGAAAAGACTTTTTTAAAGGGAATAATTGGAATTGCTATGAAAATCAATGTGATTAAGTATAAAGGTATTCCCTCGTTTAAAGGACATAGAAATTTTTTGTTCAGTAAAGTAGCAATACTATTTGCATGGATTT
Coding sequences:
- a CDS encoding phosphohydrolase, with translation MERLKRLLDLLLGKNLIDSYGLSVKNHKDEILNSFGTESGDKLELNLEKTKITIHLNLKDQILFDVIGLFLREITLLENNVHSLEEKINELKILQEISNKLNSTLQLHQLLSLIMQLSKETLNAEASSLMLLDKDSNSLIFEVALGEKGDIIKQYKIPLGEGIAGWVALTGEPIIVNDVRKDPRFAHRYDSLTSFQTRSILCVPLKTKEEIIGVIEVLNKIGMEGFDEEDLNLLYSIANQAAIAIENAKLYKDLKELFFDVVETLASAIDAKDPYTHGHSRRVSQYSELIAKEMGLNSNLVEKIKLSALLHDIGKIGISENILLKKSELSQSEREEIKKHPSLGKKILEPLSSLEDILPGIEEHHERYDGKGYPKGLKGEEISILGRIIAIADALDAMTSDRPYRKALSMEDAIQEIENQKGKQFDPEIVPYLISLWKKGLLCSGS
- a CDS encoding adenylate/guanylate cyclase domain-containing protein, encoding MQIPWFRTLELKTIDWRFEIRGELPVNEPIVIIAIDDNSIEEFGNWPWSRRYHIQLIKKLRDYKAKVIAFDVYFDTEEDKRIDSDFSKILGEDTILASFYVSFNDPRFGTIKRLIEPLSIFSSKTKVGLVNPIYDEDGFIRRFGLTSKIFDKEYVSFPTLIVSTYLSLNPLEYIKTAKIPKDSSNLVYINYKGGLYKFPTFSYSDVLKENIPKEIFKDKIVLIGATTEALHDTHFTPFYHYIRKGSTLRLSKMPGVEIHANSIATLLNKKFLCPLNEGIPLYLITLIFIAIPIIPFKKVFSGYINLILILALIIVYIILCNQAFINWGWILPIIAPIFSIIFSYIFSLVYNFLKEQREKRELKSVFQRFVPSSVVDIILSNPGQELLQTKRQWISVMFADIRNFTYYSDILTPEEITKILNEYFTVATEIIFKYEGTVDKFLGDAIMALFGAPIFYSNAPIRAINTAIEIQEALNKLREGWKEKGYPPFEVGMGITTGEAVAGTIGSTQRMEYTAIGAVVNLAERLESIAKGGEILVCEETFNFAKDYFNFEDLGFIKVKGKEEPVHVYKVIGKKE